Proteins from a genomic interval of Musa acuminata AAA Group cultivar baxijiao chromosome BXJ1-9, Cavendish_Baxijiao_AAA, whole genome shotgun sequence:
- the LOC103999575 gene encoding protein LIGHT-DEPENDENT SHORT HYPOCOTYLS 4-like — MSSANSDSSGNSAAPDGGGRPSRYESQKRRDWNSFGQYLRNHRPPLELSRCSGAHVLEFLRYLDQFGKTKVHTAGCPFFGHPQPPAPCTCPLRQAWGSLDSLVGRLRAAFEEDGGQPEVNPFAARAVRLYLREVRDSQARARGIAYEKKKRKRPPPSQQGFSPQASVPAAATAAPLIGHGRSAADFIASSAYPHRLHGHLMLPPWIPAETMRR; from the coding sequence ATGTCGTCGGCAAACTCTGATAGCTCGGGCAATTCGGCGGCTCCTGATGGCGGCGGCAGGCCGAGCCGGTACGAGTCGCAGAAGCGGCGCGACTGGAACTCCTTCGGGCAGTACCTCCGGAACCACCGCCCGCCGCTCGAGCTCTCCCGGTGCAGCGGCGCCCACGTGCTCGAGTTCCTCCGCTACCTGGACCAGTTTGGCAAGACAAAAGTCCACACCGCCGGGTGCCCATTCTTCGGCCACCCGCAGCCCCCGGCACCGTGCACGTGCCCCCTCAGGCAAGCTTGGGGCAGCCTCGACTCACTCGTCGGCCGCCTTCGCGCCGCCTTCGAGGAGGATGGCGGCCAGCCGGAGGTCAACCCCTTCGCGGCGCGCGCAGTCCGGCTGTACCTCAGGGAGGTGAGGGACAGCCAGGCCAGAGCGAGGGGGATCGCCTacgagaaaaagaagagaaagcggCCTCCTCCGTCGCAACAGGGCTTCAGCCCGCAGGCGTCGGTTCCAGCGGCGGCGACAGCAGCTCCTCTCATCGGCCATGGTCGGTCGGCGGCCGACTTCATCGCCAGCAGTGCATACCCACATCGCCTTCACGGGCATCTGATGCTGCCACCCTGGATACCGGCGGAGACGATGCGGCGGTGA